Proteins from one Mercurialis annua linkage group LG7, ddMerAnnu1.2, whole genome shotgun sequence genomic window:
- the LOC126657222 gene encoding triacylglycerol lipase 2-like, with the protein MVANLTTIILIPIMLCFSATAATRTKLYSTIGQHDSTNSGANDSICSSMVVTQGYICQEHKVTTKDGYILSMQRMPADRYGKPADKPPVLLQHGIMSDGSTWLFNSPDESLAFILADNGYDVWISNTRGTRHSQGHTSLHPNDPVYWNWSWDELAAYDLPATFNYVHDQTEEKLYYVGHSLGTLMALASFSQEKLINMLRAAALLSPIAYLNQIPSPLTKAAADLFLAEELYWLGLREFIPGGLAVSKLLEDICNNPGINCSNLMDAFTGANCCVNSSRITNFLNNEPQATATKNVIHLAQMIRTGTLAMYDYGNEGDNKKHYNQTNPPVYDMTTIPNDLPLLLAYGGKDSLSDVKDVQVLLNKLKDHDSNKLVLLYVKDYAHVDFVFGVNANQVVYDPLMDFFKINSL; encoded by the exons ATGGTTGCTAATTTAACTACAATTATTCTTATACCAATTATGTTATGTTTTTCAGCAACTGCAGCAACAAGAACTAAGCTGTATTCCACCATTGGTCAACATGATAGCACCAATTCTGGTGCTAATGATAGTATTTGCAGTTCCATGGTAGTCACACAGGGCTACATTTGCCAAGAACATAAA gtGACAACAAAAGATGGCTATATTCTTAGCATGCAGAGAATGCCGGCTGATCGGTATGGTAAGCCTGCGGATAAACCACCGGTTCTTCTGCAGCACGGGATAATGTCG GATGGTTCAACATGGCTATTCAATTCTCCAGATGAATCTTTGGCTTTCATATTGGCAGACAATGGCTATGATGTGTGGATTAGTAACACCCGCGGGACGCGACATAGTCAAGGACATACCTCACTTCATCCTAACGATCCG GTTTATTGGAATTGGTCATGGGATGAATTAGCAGCATATGATCTTCCTGCTACATTCAACTATGTTCATGATCAAACAGAGGAGAAACTTTACTATGTTGGACATTCTTTG GGAACTTTAATGGCTTTGGCTTCATTTTCACAAGAAAAGTTGATAAACATGTTAAGAGCAGCTGCTTTGCTTAGCCCAATTGCATACCTTAATCAGATTCCATCACCACTTACTAAAGCTGCAGCTGATTTGTTCTTAGCTGAG GAGTTGTATTGGCTAGGCCTACGCGAATTCATTCCCGGAGG GTTGGCCGTTTCGAAGCTTCTGGAAGATATATGCAATAATCCTGGAATAAATTGCTCCAACTTAATGGATGCTTTTACTGGTGCTAATTGCTGTGTAAATTCTTCAAGAATAACTAATTTTCTAAATAATGAACCTCAAGCAACTGCTACTAAAAATGTTATTCACCTTGCTCAAA TGATCAGAACAGGGACATTAGCAATGTATGATTATGGAAATGAAGGTGAcaacaaaaaacactacaatcAGACAAATCCTCCGGTCTACGACATGACAACAATTCCGAATGATCTCCCACTTTTGCTCGCGTACGGAGGAAAAGATTCTCTTTCGGATGTAAAAGATGTGCAAGTTCTGCTAAACAAGCTCAAAGATCATGATTCCAACAAGCTGGTGCTGCTATATGTAAAGGATTATGCTcatgttgattttgtttttggtGTAAATGCTAATCAAGTTGTATATGATCCTTTAATGgatttctttaaaattaattcattgTAA
- the LOC126655062 gene encoding uncharacterized protein LOC126655062: MRENLHSIFSAAFGGRTSSTARTAARGFAGRSTAFRRLRRRVGGMFSLLCNSCASFGGFGWPKSRKTEAALGDNATPVTVGQGVESWIGNNKNSAKKCVMQ; this comes from the exons ATGAGGGAAAACCTTCATTCGATATTTTCAGCGGCGTTTGGCGGCCGAACGAGTTCGACAGCGCGAACGGCGGCGCGAGGCTTCGCCGGAAGATCTACGGCGTTTCGACGACTGAGACGGCGCGTTGGAGGTATGTTTTCCCTTTTGTGCAATTCATGCGCTTCTTTTGGTGGCTTTGGCTGGCCAAAAAGCCGCAAAACAGAGGCGGCTCTTGGGGACAACGCTACACCAGTGACGGTAGGTCAAG GAGTAGAGTCATGGATCGGGAATAATAAAAATAGCGCAAAGAAGTGCGTGATGCA GTAA
- the LOC126655058 gene encoding triacylglycerol lipase 2-like: MLRMGSSIAVVILFLFSAAAAAGHYKHLDGICKSMVVSQGYLCQEHKVITDDGYVLSMQRLPADSSGSPAYKPPVLLQHGIMSDGSTWLFNDPDEALGFILADNGYDVWISNTRGTRHSQGHTSLCPKDPAYWNWSWDELAAHDLPAMFNYIHNQTAQKIYFVGHSLGTLTMMAALSQDKLLNMTGGAGFLSPIAYLSHTTSSCCRAASDLFLSEEFYWLGLHELIPGGVATTKLLKDICTKPEINCTDIMSAFTGPNCCINSSRTNDFLDHEPQPTATKNAIHLSQMLRTGNIAMYDYGNIIENMEHYNQLTPPAYDLTMIPNDIPLFLAFGEKDMLADLQDVHMLLEKLKYHDLEKLVLLKIEDYAHADFVFGENANEKVYDPLMDFLDSIDEFRRVKKVKA; the protein is encoded by the exons ATGTTGAGAATGGGAAGTTCAATTGCTGTAGTAATTTTATTCTTGTTTTCAGCAGCTGCAGCAGCTGGTCATTATAAACATCTTGATGGGATTTGCAAATCCATGGTAGTTTCACAAGGCTACCTTTGCCAAGAACataaa GTTATAACAGATGATGGTTATGTTCTTAGCATGCAGAGATTACCTGCAGACAGCTCTGGTTCTCCAGCATACAAGCCGCCGGTTCTACTGCAGCACGGGATTATGTCG GATGGTTCAACATGGCTATTCAATGACCCAGATGAAGCTTTAGGTTTCATATTGGCAGACAATGGCTACGACGTATGGATTAGTAACACTCGTGGGACTAGACATAGTCAAGGGCATACCTCACTCTGTCCTAAAGATCCG GCTTATTGGAATTGGTCGTGGGATGAATTAGCTGCTCATGATCTTCCTGCTATGTTCAACTATATTCATAATCAGACAGCGCAGAAAATTTACTTCGTTGGTCATTCCTTG GGAACTTTGACAATGATGGCTGCCCTTTCGCAAGATAAGTTGTTAAACATGACAGGAGGTGCGGGTTTTCTTAGTCCAATTGCATACCTTAGTCACACCACATCGTCCTGTTGTAGAGCGGCTTCCGATTTATTTTTAAGTGAG GAGTTCTATTGGTTGGGTTTGCACGAACTTATACCAGGAGG AGTTGCTACCACCAAGCTTCTTAAAGATATTTGCACTAAGCCTGAAATTAATTGCACTGACATAATGTCTGCTTTTACCG GCCCAAATTGCTGTATAAATTCTTCAAGAACAAACGATTTTCTAGATCATGAACCTCAACCAACTGCCACCAAAAATGCGATCCATTTGTCTCAAA TGCTCAGAACAGGAAATATAGCAATGTACGATTATGGAAATATAATAGAGAACATGGAGCACTACAATCAGCTAACACCGCCAGCGTACGACCTCACAATGATTCCGAATGATATTCCTCTATTTTTGGCCTTCGGAGAAAAGGACATGCTTGCTGATCTACAAGATGTGCACATGCTGCTAGAAAAGCTCAAATATCATGACTTGGAAAAGCTTGTTCTCCTCAAAATAGAGGATTATGCTCATGCTGATTTCGTTTTCGGTGAGAATGCCAATGAAAAAGTCTATGATCCTCTTATGGATTTTCTAGATTCAATTGACGAGTTCAGGAGAGTGAAGAAAGTGAAGGCGTAG